Proteins from a genomic interval of Nostoc sp. TCL240-02:
- the sat gene encoding sulfate adenylyltransferase, with protein MSHNPDAIAPHGGQLVNRIATPEQRAEFLSKADFLPRVQLDDRAVSDVEMIAIGAFSPLTGFMNHEDYDRTVTEMRLANGLVWSIPITLSVTEEVAYPLQEGGLIRLDNSRGEFIAVLQLTQKYNYDKTREAINVYRTDDVKHPGVQVLYNQGTVHLAGDIWLLQREPHPQFPTYQIDPAASRQLFKDKGWKTIVGFQTRNPIHRAHEYIQKCALETVDGLFLHPLVGATKEDDIAADVRMRCYEILLEHYYPLDRVTLAINPAAMRYAGPREAIFHALVRKNYGCTHFIVGRDHAGVGDYYGTYDAQYIFDEFAPGELGIVPMKFEHAFYCTRTKQMATSKTSPSRPEERIHLSGTKVREMLRRGELPPPEFSRPEVAAELARAMRIEVPV; from the coding sequence TTGAGTCACAATCCAGATGCCATAGCCCCCCACGGTGGACAGTTGGTTAACCGTATCGCCACACCAGAACAAAGAGCAGAGTTTCTCTCAAAAGCTGACTTTTTGCCGCGAGTGCAACTTGACGATCGCGCTGTTTCGGATGTAGAAATGATTGCGATCGGTGCTTTTAGTCCACTCACGGGTTTTATGAACCACGAAGACTACGATCGCACTGTTACAGAAATGCGACTAGCTAATGGTCTTGTGTGGTCAATCCCGATTACATTATCGGTCACTGAAGAAGTCGCTTACCCCTTGCAAGAAGGTGGCTTAATTCGTCTGGATAATTCCAGAGGCGAATTTATTGCAGTTTTGCAACTCACGCAAAAATATAACTACGACAAAACCCGCGAAGCTATTAATGTCTACCGCACTGATGATGTTAAACATCCAGGCGTACAAGTACTCTATAACCAAGGTACTGTACATCTGGCGGGTGATATTTGGCTGTTGCAGCGCGAACCTCATCCCCAATTTCCCACTTACCAAATTGATCCAGCTGCCTCACGGCAACTATTTAAAGACAAGGGTTGGAAAACCATTGTTGGTTTCCAAACTCGCAATCCCATTCACCGCGCCCATGAATATATTCAAAAGTGCGCTTTAGAAACAGTTGATGGTCTATTTTTGCACCCATTAGTTGGGGCGACAAAAGAAGATGATATCGCCGCTGATGTGCGGATGCGGTGCTATGAAATTTTGCTGGAACATTACTACCCCTTAGACCGGGTAACTTTGGCAATTAATCCAGCCGCAATGCGCTATGCTGGGCCTCGTGAGGCCATATTCCATGCTTTAGTCCGCAAAAACTATGGCTGTACTCACTTTATCGTCGGACGCGATCATGCTGGCGTTGGTGACTATTACGGTACTTACGATGCCCAGTATATCTTTGATGAATTTGCCCCAGGTGAATTGGGCATTGTGCCGATGAAATTTGAACACGCTTTCTACTGCACGCGTACTAAGCAAATGGCAACATCTAAAACCAGTCCCAGCAGACCAGAAGAACGCATTCACCTATCGGGGACAAAAGTCCGAGAAATGCTGCGGCGTGGTGAATTACCTCCACCAGAATTTTCTCGTCCAGAGGTAGCAGCAGAGTTGGCACGGGCAATGCGAATAGAAGTACCTGTTTAG